In Deltaproteobacteria bacterium HGW-Deltaproteobacteria-6, the genomic window GCCTTTGTTGCCAATAAGAAAACCGATGAATTTGCAGCGGAGTTCGCGATGATGGCGGATGCCATGGCGGCTTTTAAAGATATCGTGGATATGAATGCCACGTGGACGGCAGGTGATAAGCAGATGAAACAGCTTTATGCTACCCGGACGCTTCATGCCGGTGCAAGAATTTACTGCGGCAAGTTGCTGCTCGACCAGGCGCTGCTCGCGGCCGCAAAGCTCAAAGAGCAGGGTGACGTCGATGTCAATTTCTACAAGGGTAAAATCGCCACCGCCAGGTTCTATGTGATGAATCACGTTCCCGATATCTTCGGATACGAGAAGGCGATGAAGTGCGGCGACCGCAGTGCGATCGAAATCCCCGAAGAAAGTTTCATGTAGTTCAAACGCCCCCTGCTTAAGGGAAAGAAAACCAAAAAAAGTGTGAACAGCCGGAGCGGAATAAAATTCCGCTCCGGCTACTTAAAGGGACCTCAGATAATCTTTGATATTGCGTTTTTCATAAAAGATTATTGATAAAATTTCTTCTCCCGGAATAAATTGTCATAATCAGTCCATAAAGGTGAAAAATGAACAAAGAGGAAGCAATAGAATTCGCATCAAGGTGGCTGCCGGCCTGGACGGGAAATAATGCGGAAAAANNNNNNCAAAAAGCTGCTTTCCCAAAATCCGGATTGGATATGGACACAGATTGAGCCGATTCCCATGGAAGGCGGGTTTTTAAATAAATGGCTGGCCAAAATCCCTGTCGGCAAAAAAGTCATTGAATGCATTGGTGTCTGCTTTGTCCAATTCGACAGCCAGGGGAAAATCAGGCGCAATGAAGTCTATTTTGACCGTAGCGAGTTGATTTCGGAAATCTACAAATACAATAAAACAAAATAATGGCCTGCCGCAATGCATGCCATGTTCCGGCCGCATCATTCATCGTAATCGTAATATTCCTGACGATAGTCCCGATTATATTCCTGCACGGGACCGGGCACCTGATTCCCTTTCGAATACATGCACTGTGTGTAAGCATCGTCGTAAATCATTTGCAGCTGCTGGCCGGAGTATGCTGAAGCCGCGGCCCCCTGGGCGGCACCCGCGGCCGTTCCGATTCCTGCGCCCATCGCTGCTCCATGTGCCGCATACCTACCCGAGCTTCTGGGCCCGTGCCCCCATGACGCACCGGTCAGCGCGCCGATGCCGGCTCCTATAGCTCCTCCAATAATCCCATATAAAACTGCATTAGCATTGATTCTATCCACGGCCTCCTGGCCGCCCATTTGCTGATAGGCCCATGCCTGGCATTCTTCGGATTCCGTCTGAAATTTTGCAAACGGCTTTCCGGGAGCGGGCATAACCTGAACCGTCGGCCCGAGGGGCGCGGTGGCGCAGCCTGTAAAAAGCAATAAAACAGTTACGATCATACTCACCACATTCAAATATTTTATATTTTTCTTCATGATCATCCTTCTGAAATCATTCAATTAACAAAATACTTAACTTATTAGTCACTCCCTCTCCGCAAAGTTTATTCATTATTATGTTAATGCCGCCGTCTATTAATGTCAAGAAATGGATAAGATTCTTTGAATGCAAGCAGTTGGCTCTCAAACACTCAAACTTATTCAGCTATATTTGATTGACTTCAAAAACCTGTCTCCTTATACTCGTTAATAAACAGGCAGTCACAAAAGGAATCCTGCATGAAACACGAAAGGCTATGGACAAGGGATTTTATCACGGTCTCGGTAATTAATTTTTTAGTGTTTTCGACGCACTTCCTTTTGATGGTTACGATTGCTTCTTATGCTGTGAATAAATTTCATGCTTCCACCAATACGGCAGGACTGGTCGCTGGCATTTTTATTATCGGAGCCCTGATCGGTCGACTGGGGACCGGACGCATCATTGAAGCGGTTGGCAGCAGCAACGTGCTGAAGTTCAGTACAGTATTTTTTATTATTACATCCGCATTGTATTTTGCCGCAGTCAATTTGCCGTTGCTGATCGGCATCAGGTTGCTGCACGGGATAATGTTTGGTGCGGCCAGCACCGCTACGGGAACCATTGTCGCTCAGATTATCCCCAACAGCAGGCGCGGCGAAGGCATCGGCTTTTACAGCATGGGGGCGATACTGTCGGTGGCATTAGGTCCTTTTGTGGGGATGCTGTTAATTCACGGCACGGATTTCAAGATGATTTTCTCGCTTACGTCGGTTCTGGCTTTCGGCAGTTTCATCCTGTCATTTTTTGTTGACGAGGCGGCCTGCAAATTATCCGTTCGAGATCGGGTCAGTTCCGGAGGGAATTCTCACTTTTCTAATTTCCTCGAATTAAAAGCAGTGCCGATTTCCGTTGTCATATTAATCATCGGCTTTA contains:
- a CDS encoding acyl-CoA dehydrogenase, whose product is AFVANKKTDEFAAEFAMMADAMAAFKDIVDMNATWTAGDKQMKQLYATRTLHAGARIYCGKLLLDQALLAAAKLKEQGDVDVNFYKGKIATARFYVMNHVPDIFGYEKAMKCGDRSAIEIPEESFM
- a CDS encoding glycine zipper family protein, with product MKKNIKYLNVVSMIVTVLLLFTGCATAPLGPTVQVMPAPGKPFAKFQTESEECQAWAYQQMGGQEAVDRINANAVLYGIIGGAIGAGIGALTGASWGHGPRSSGRYAAHGAAMGAGIGTAAGAAQGAAASAYSGQQLQMIYDDAYTQCMYSKGNQVPGPVQEYNRDYRQEYYDYDE
- a CDS encoding MFS transporter, with the protein product MKHERLWTRDFITVSVINFLVFSTHFLLMVTIASYAVNKFHASTNTAGLVAGIFIIGALIGRLGTGRIIEAVGSSNVLKFSTVFFIITSALYFAAVNLPLLIGIRLLHGIMFGAASTATGTIVAQIIPNSRRGEGIGFYSMGAILSVALGPFVGMLLIHGTDFKMIFSLTSVLAFGSFILSFFVDEAACKLSVRDRVSSGGNSHFSNFLELKAVPISVVILIIGFSYSGVLTFVSLYSREIRLEEAASFYFLVYAVTVFFSRPFSGRLFDVRGANFVAYPCLIIYAAGMLLFSQAVNGFMLLLAGALIGLGYGNFISCAQAISIKDVPPHRLGLATATFFIFVDLGFGIGPYILGSLVPFTEYRGLYLMMTFVILAIVPLYYVLHGRAASSK